In Saccharomycodes ludwigii strain NBRC 1722 chromosome III, whole genome shotgun sequence, one DNA window encodes the following:
- the SIM1 gene encoding putative glucosidase SIM1 (similar to Saccharomyces cerevisiae YIL123W | SIM1 | Start Independent of Mitosis (paralog of YNL066W | SUN4)) yields MRISKSFALVLSTPFLAVADAGNHHHHDRRALEVDYVYHTVTVDQNGSTVLPTTTLTPIDSDSGFQTASTTSIDSLTSNTVSVIAESISVSEANTSATEIATTTTSSPATTTSSPATTTSSSATATSSSATATSSSSSNGPKGDLGWYDIPTEKFVDGTIACSDFPSGQGVISLDWLGFGGWSGIENDDGSTGGDCKEGSYCSYSCQPGMSKTQWPSNQPYNGVSVGGLLCKDGYLYRSNPDTDYLCEWGVDVAYVVSELDEVVSICRTDYPGTENMVIPTIVEAGATLPLTTVNEETYYQWEGKMTSAQYYVNNAGVSMEEGCVWGTAGSGVGNWAPLNFGAGSSAGVTYLSLIPNPNNKEAANFNVKIVAADSDSTISGSCVYENGKYNGDGTSGCTIGVTSGKAHFVLYN; encoded by the coding sequence atgagaatttcaaaatcattCGCTTTAGTTTTATCCACTCCATTTTTGGCAGTTGCTGATGCAGgtaatcatcatcatcatgaTCGCCGTGCTCTTGAAGTTGATTATGTTTACCACACGGTTACAGTTGATCAGAATGGTAGTACTGTTTTACCAACTACCACCTTGACACCCATCGACTCTGACAGTGGTTTCCAGACGGCTAGCACTACTAGTATCGACTCTTTAACTAGTAACACTGTTTCTGTTATTGCTGAGTCTATTAGTGTTTCAGAAGCCAATACTTCTGCTACTGAAATTGCCACCACTACCACTTCTTCTCCAGCCACTACCACTTCTTCTCCAGCCACTACCACTTCTTCTTCAGCCACTGCCACTTCTTCTTCAGCCACTGCCACTTCTTCTTCAAGTTCTAATGGACCTAAGGGTGATTTAGGTTGGTATGATATTCCTACCGAAAAGTTTGTCGATGGCACAATTGCTTGTTCTGATTTTCCATCTGGCCAGGGTGTTATCTCCTTGGACTGGTTAGGCTTTGGTGGCTGGTCTGGGATTGAAAACGATGATGGATCTACCGGCGGGGATTGTAAGGAAGGCTCTTACTGTTCTTATTCTTGTCAACCCGGTATGTCTAAAACACAATGGCCATCAAATCAGCCATATAACGGTGTTTCTGTTGGTGGGTTATTATGTAAAGATGGGTATTTATACAGATCCAACCCCGATACTGATTATTTGTGTGAATGGGGTGTGGATGTTGCTTATGTTGTTTCTGAATTAGACGAAGTTGTAAGTATATGTAGAACTGATTATCCAGGCACTGAAAACATGGTTATCCCAACTATTGTTGAAGCCGGAGCTACACTACCATTGACAACCGTTAATGAAGAAACTTATTACCAATGGGAGGGTAAAATGACTTCTGCGCAATATTATGTTAACAATGCTGGTGTTTCCATGGAAGAAGGTTGTGTTTGGGGCACTGCTGGCTCTGGCGTTGGTAATTGGGCTCCTTTAAATTTTGGTGCTGGTAGTTCAGCTGGTGTTACTTACTTATCTTTAATTCCAAACCCAAACAATAAAGAAGCAGCCAACTTTAATGTCAAGATTGTTGCTGCTGACAGTGATTCTACTATTTCTGGATCCTGTGTTTACGAAAATGGTAAATATAATGGAGATGGCACTAGTGGTTGTACTATTGGGGTTACCTCAGGTAAGGCTCATTTTGTATTATACAATTGA
- the AYR1 gene encoding acylglycerone-phosphate reductase (similar to Saccharomyces cerevisiae YIL124W | AYR1 | 1-AcyldihYdroxyacetone-phosphate Reductase): MSNEPLLSSSSSSIAVVTGASSGIGYELTKQLVTKLNYTVYAAARRTGPIETLRDELAEGAKDKVIPVKLDVSDLQSILDFKNQLNKELPGGQKKIDLLYNNAGQSCTFPALDVTNESLEQVFKVNVFGPINLTRELSEFVINARGTIAFTGSLAGVCPFPFASCYSATKAAIHQYAHVLHLEMKPFGVRVLNVITGGVDTTIGDTRPLPPNSIYNFKQGIEAFKYRQEMSIQNKPMQPSVYVENVIKVLGDERKDPIDTYQGSKAWLMGWVYYLAPKWIFEWGLIIHFKLKPVFDVLSRRNGKEKCFKHN; this comes from the coding sequence ATGTCAAACGAACCcctattatcatcatcatcatcatcaattGCTGTGGTAACGGGCGCATCATCAGGTATAGGCTATGAACTTACCAAACAGTTAGTCACCAAACTAAACTACACAGTTTATGCCGCAGCTCGAAGAACAGGACCGATAGAAACATTACGGGATGAATTAGCGGAGGGAGCGAAAGATAAAGTTATTCCGGTCAAACTAGATGTCAGTGATCTACAAAGTATTTtggattttaaaaatcaattaaacAAAGAGCTACCAGGtggccaaaaaaaaatagatttgttatataataatGCAGGTCAAAGTTGTACATTTCCAGCATTGGATGTTACCAATGAATCATTAGAACAAGTTTTCAAGGTTAATGTATTTGGACCTATTAATTTAACTCGTGAACTATCtgaatttgttattaacgCAAGGGGGACAATCGCATTTACTGGTTCCTTGGCTGGTGTTTGCCCTTTCCCATTTGCTTCATGTTATTCTGCAACAAAAGCGGCTATCCACCAATACGCTCATGTTCTACATTTGGAAATGAAACCCTTTGGTGTCAGAGTGTTGAATGTTATTACCGGCGGCGTTGATACTACTATTGGTGATACTAGACCCTTACCACCAAAttcaatttataattttaaacaagGAATCGAAGCATTTAAATATAGACAAGAAATGTCTATACAAAATAAACCCATGCAGCCTTCGGTTTATGTGGAAAATGTGATTAAAGTATTGGGTgatgaaagaaaagatcCAATAGATACCTATCAGGGTTCTAAAGCTTGGTTAATGGGATgggtttattatttagcTCCTAAATGGATTTTTGAATGGGGATTGATTAtacattttaaattaaaacctGTTTTTGATGTGTTAAGTAGAAGGAACGGGAAAGAGAAATGTTTTAAacataattaa